CACATGGCACTCCATAGTCGCGTCCGTATGCTGTCGCGCGCCGCGCTGGCATAGTTGGCGCGTCTTTGAGTGGGGTAAAGAGTCAGCTCCACGTCGACCGGTTTTGCGCTTTCACAGAGAGCGACGATTTGCTCTACGTCGCGCTGCGGATTCAACACCGCGGTTTTGACGAGCGGCAAATAGGGATGATCGCCGACGGCTGCGTAAGCGGGTACTAGCTGGTCACGGTAGCTGGCTGATGGGAGGCCAAGCCCGTCGTGAAAGAATTCCAGACGTCGATAGACATGCACTAGCGTTACATCCTCGACCAGCCGTGCGAGCAATTCCCAGGACGGTTCCCTCGTGTCGTCGCCGGCGGCGCCAGCAGTCGCGAGGCGTTTGACCAGGGTTGCTCTTTTCGCGCCGCCGGCCCAGGCCGGCTCAGATTGGAGCCCGCCAAAATCTGGCGCGAGGTTGTCCAACGACTTGTTGACGCTCAGCGGCAGGTTGGGCATCTGGCGCAGCCTGGCGGCAATTGTCTGGCCGAGCACGAGCGGCCCTTGCACCGTTGTCTTGTGTCGACTGATGACGCCGGTATAGCGCGCCATCGAATCACAGATGCAATAGCATTCGGGTATTTCATCGAGTGCTTTGCTGCCGGCGGTCAACGTCAGGCTTTCACAGTTCGAGTTCTCGACCACGAGAAACCGGCAGAGTGCTGCGAATTGCCTTAAATCAACCTCGGCAGGCTCCTTCCGAAGCGCCTGGGCATCGTAATGGCACAACGCCACGAGCAGCGTCTCCCACGCGGTCGATCGATCTTTCTTGCCGGCCTCGGCAGGGGGCGCGTCGGCGCCAGAATTAGCCGGATCGGTTGCTGCCTTCAGGTCCGACAGTGCCGTGGCGTGCAGCCCGGCCAGGCCCGCCGCGTAGGCACGATGTTTCAGCGACCAGGGACTTTTCTTCTCGGTCTCGACCAGCCGCTGTGCGTACAGTAGCGAACGGGCGTGGAACGCCTTGTGCGAGGCATTCCAATGAAACTTGGTCAATTGTCCCAAATGGGCGTAGGCTCGGGCTAATGCGGCCAGCGTCTCGGGCGATTCTCCTTTTTCGCGTTGCAATTCGTGCAGCTCGCGCAGCGCGGCAAACTGCGAGAAAAAGTTCATCTCGGCCAGTTGCTCGTATACGCTGGCGGGCACTGTGACGGTCGGGTCCGCGCGATGGGCCTCTCCGCGAAAATCAGCCTTACGCAGGGCATCGGCAATCTCGCTGCGCGACAGCTCTTCGGCCGCCACGACGAGCGCGAGATAGTCGACCGTCTTGTCCGAGGCCAATGGCAGCGGGATTTCCTTTTCGTAGAGCACGGTCAGACCTTCGCCGCTGCCACGAGTCAACCGCATGCGCACGAACTTGTCGGCGCTTTCGGCGGTCGAGATGTTAATGGTCTGCACCCGATCGGTGTCGGTCGAGGGCATCGTCTCGCGCAAGGTCATATCCCGCGTGGCCAGGCCAAGCTGGTCCCGCGCCGCGATCAAGACCGCTTGCCGTGCGATCTCGCGAACGAGCAACCTGCCAGCGGATTGCGGCACCTTAAAGTCGGGCTCGGCGGCCGTCAGGCAGATCGTGACGGGCGTGTCTTCATTGCTTGCTGGGTCGGCGGCCGCGGCGTGTGCACAAAATGCCCAACTGAGAGCAACCATCAAGAATGGTTGCCAAGAAGCACTTCGCATGGCGGACCTCCGTAGGAAAAGTCAGAGTCACCTGAGCGAGCACAATCGACCGGCACGACGGGCAACGAGCAGTGGTTGCCATCTCTGCGGACTCGAGCGCCAGCAAGATATGCGGCGACGATCCACGCGCCATTAGCACTCTACTGCTGCAGGAACACGAAAACAAGGATTCGGCCCTCATGACTCAGGAGGATTGCAAAGTCGATGAGTGCCTGGGATCGGCGTATTCGCCGCCCCCAGAATGTCGCGAGAAACTGAGGGCTCGCTTCGCTCGAACCCAGACCATCCAAAAAGCAAAAATGGAACTTCGCGATCGTTCGGTCTTGATGACCGGTGTGGTCTGAAACTGACGATGCTGACGGCGTTTTTCCGCAGATCCGTGGCATGGCTTCCCGATTGCCTGGCGATTAAAGTGCATTGGTGCCGTCATCGGCATGACGCGAATTCCTGTTCAGCCGCCGGCAAGGTTGCCGGTCTGCCTGTTGGTGTTCTGGGAGCCAGCTCTTGACGACCGATTACTCACTTGGCGGTTTTCGCAGCCGGCTCGCGAACCTCGATAGCACGACTGATGCCTATGCCACGCGATTCGTGGATGTGTTGCTAACGGCCGGCCGCAGCCTGGGCGCCAGCGACTTGCACCTGTTACCCACCGATGCGGGCATGGAAATTCGCCTCCGCATCGACGGCGTGCTAGAGCAGCTGGGAACGTTCCCGCCGGGAAAAACATCGGACGTCATATCGCGGCTGAAGGTTCTGGCGGAGTTGCTCACGTATCGCACAGATGTGCCGCAGGAGGGGCGCATTCGCGATCCGGACGCCGAGATTGAAATGCGCGTGAGCACGTTTCCCACACTGCACGGCGAAAAAGCAGTGGTGCGGCTGTTTGCCGCGGTTGCTTGTTATCCGTACCTTGCCGATCTTGGGTTGCCCGCCACGGTCGCAACGCAATTGAACCGACTGTTGGACGAAACTTCGGGTGCGATAATGATTGTCGGCCCGGCAGGCAGCGGCAAGACGACCACGGCCTATGCTTGCCTGCGCGAGTTAGTGCGGCGCTCGGGGGGACGAAGTATCGCGACGTTGGAAGACCCCGTCGAAGTGGCCCTGGCGGGCGTGGCACAGTCGCAGGTCAATGCACGCGCGGGCTTGGACCTGGCGACCGGCCTGCGATCGCTCTTACGGCAAGATCCGCAGGTGATCATGGTGGGCGAGATGCGCGATCCGGTCACGGCTGGCATCGCCTTGCAGGCCTCGCTTACCGGACAGTTGATGTTGACCACATTTCATGCCGGTAGCGCCGCCGGCGCGATCAGCCGGTTGGCGGATATGGGGGTCGAGCCGTATGTCTTGCGTTCGGGCATTCTGGCCGTCGTATGTCAGCGCCTGGTGCGCAAGCTTTGTTCGTGCGCGATTGAGAGCGATGCGCCCGAGGCGCGGCTCGGTTTGCCCGTTGCCCAGGCACGCCTGGCGGGTTCTTGTCCGCAATGTCACGGGACGGGATATTGCGGACGCACGCTGCTGGCCGAAATGCTTGCGATGGAAATGGGGGAAGTCCCGGCCGGAGTCTTGTCACGTGCCGACATGGTCAAGCTCGAACGGGCAGCCCTCGACGGCGGCATGTTGAGCCGTTGGCATTGGGCACTGCAGGCCGTCGAAACAGGGCTTACCAGTGCCGCCGAGGTCCGCCGAGTGCTCGGTTTTACCGATGCGTTGGGACCCACAGCCAGCTAGAATGACGGGACAGGGAGAGGGGCCCGCCGTGTCGACCTTGCCATCATTGCACGCAGGAAGCATCTCGCTCGACGAGTTGATCGCGCTCGCCGACGAAATGGCGGCATTGGCGCGCGCCGGTGTGCCGCTCGAACAAGGACTACTCGAAGCGGCCGGCGACCTCTCCAACCGCTCGGGTAAGTTGGCCACCGATGTCGCTCACCGCATGCGGACGGGCGAGAGTTTTCTGCACATCATTGCCAGCTCGCCGGGAATATTTCCTCCCGCCTATCGGGCCGTTGTCGAAGCGGGGGCCCGTACCGGACGACTATCGTCGGCGCTCGAGGGGTTGGCCAACTCGGCCCGCCGTGCTGCCGAGCTGCGCAGGCTTGCCAGGGCAGCCATTGTGTATCCGTTGTCGGTTGCCCTGCTGGCATACGTGCTTTTCATCCTTTCGATATTGCGGTTTCAGCCGCTTGTCTCCGAGGCGTATCAAACGCTGAACGCGCCGCCCAATCGGTTGAATCACGCGTTGGTAAACCTGGGACAGAGTGCGAGCATTTGGGGGCCGGCCTTGCCGTTGCTCGTTCTGCTACCGCTTGGCTTTTGGTGGTATCGATCCGGACGAACCGGACAACTGCAGGCTGTTCGCAGGGAAGGAATCCTTCCGACGGCACGACTCATTAAATATGGACAGATCGCCACGTTCGCCGATGTGCTCGGGCTGCTAGTCGAGCACGAGGTGCCGCTGGGAGAATCGATCGTATTGGCGGCCGATGCCAGTGGCGATCCGCAATTGGCACGCGGCGCGCGAACGCTTGCCCAAAACATCGAGCGCGGTGGTAGGGCAGACGCGGCGCAAGCTACGATCGAGGGCTGCCCGCCGCTGTTGGCGTGGCTCCTGTCGCGCGGCAGTACGCAGCCTGGCCTGGCAGAAGCACTGCGCCGGACGGCCGAATCTTTTCGTGGCCGTGCCGTGCAACTTGACGATCGACTGCGGCTGTATTTGCCGTTGGCTCTTACGTTTTTGATCGGCGGCACCGCCGTTGCCGTTTATGCGCTGAGTGTGTTCGTGCCCTGGTACGATCTGCTTTTTAGCATGTCGGGCAACTCTTGATCCTAAGGACGGTCGCGTGACGCGGCCTGTGTATCGATCCGGCGTATGAGTGAAACGCAATTCCACTATTCGGCCGTCACGACCGACGGGCGGACGACGGCCGGCGAAATCGAGGCGACCGATCTCGACCATGCGCTGGCGCTGCTGACGGCGAGCGGCTTGCGTTCGGTGCAGGTTGTTGCCTTGCCAGCCACGAAAAAGCCTGGTGGCACATCGTCCGATCCGGCGCGGCCTCGGCCGGTTCCCTTATCTGCCGACGAGTTGCTGCGATTGGCCGAACATCTGGAAATGCTGGCGCGCTCCGGCCTGCCACTTTCGCCCGGCTTGCGGGCGGCGGCGGAGGAGCAGTCGCATCGTCATCTGGCCCAATCGCTGGTCGAGCTGGCTCGGCAATTGGAAATGGGGCGCTCACTGGATCAGGTCCTGGCATCGCAACCGCAAATGGTACCCGGCCACTTGAGCCGATTGATTGAAGCGGGATTGCAGTCAGGTACGCTGGCCGAGGTGCTTACCCAGTTGCTCGATATCGATCGATCGTCGCGCGACATGTGGCGCTCGGTCAGACTGGCGATTTCTTATCCCTTGGTATTGCTGGTCGGGTATGTGGCGTTAGTGGTATTTCTGGGAGTGTTTGTGTTGCCAGGGTTGTCTGACGTGTACGAAGGCGTCGGACCGCTTCCCATGTCGACAAGCGTGCTGCTGTGGTTTGCAGGTGATCGGCTGTTGGTCACCGTGGGCATTGCCGTAGCGGCCGTGCCGATGCTGATGCTGATGTTTCGGGCGTTGCTGTCGCCGGTGGGCCATTGGCGCTTGCTGACCAAGATTCCTTTCCTGGGACCGATGCTGCTGTGGCGTAGCGTGGCCACATGGACGCGCCTGCTAGGGCTGTTTTTGGAAAACGATATTCCCGCGCCCGAGGCCTTGCGATTTGCCGCAGACGGGATAAGCGATGCGAATGTGGCCGCCGAAAGCCGCAGAATCGCGCAATTGACGGCCGTCGGACGGCCATTGGCCGAAGCCGTGGCTGCGATGCGGCGCTTGCCGGCTTCGTTGGTTCCGATCGTGCGCTGGGGTGAAAATGCGGGTGCCTTGCCCGAAGCCCTGCGCGCCGCGGGTGAGATGTTCGAGAATCGCGTGCGTGTTCGCGCGACGTTTTTGCAATCGGCCTTGCCGC
This sequence is a window from Pirellulales bacterium. Protein-coding genes within it:
- a CDS encoding GspE/PulE family protein yields the protein MTTDYSLGGFRSRLANLDSTTDAYATRFVDVLLTAGRSLGASDLHLLPTDAGMEIRLRIDGVLEQLGTFPPGKTSDVISRLKVLAELLTYRTDVPQEGRIRDPDAEIEMRVSTFPTLHGEKAVVRLFAAVACYPYLADLGLPATVATQLNRLLDETSGAIMIVGPAGSGKTTTAYACLRELVRRSGGRSIATLEDPVEVALAGVAQSQVNARAGLDLATGLRSLLRQDPQVIMVGEMRDPVTAGIALQASLTGQLMLTTFHAGSAAGAISRLADMGVEPYVLRSGILAVVCQRLVRKLCSCAIESDAPEARLGLPVAQARLAGSCPQCHGTGYCGRTLLAEMLAMEMGEVPAGVLSRADMVKLERAALDGGMLSRWHWALQAVETGLTSAAEVRRVLGFTDALGPTAS
- a CDS encoding type II secretion system F family protein yields the protein MSTLPSLHAGSISLDELIALADEMAALARAGVPLEQGLLEAAGDLSNRSGKLATDVAHRMRTGESFLHIIASSPGIFPPAYRAVVEAGARTGRLSSALEGLANSARRAAELRRLARAAIVYPLSVALLAYVLFILSILRFQPLVSEAYQTLNAPPNRLNHALVNLGQSASIWGPALPLLVLLPLGFWWYRSGRTGQLQAVRREGILPTARLIKYGQIATFADVLGLLVEHEVPLGESIVLAADASGDPQLARGARTLAQNIERGGRADAAQATIEGCPPLLAWLLSRGSTQPGLAEALRRTAESFRGRAVQLDDRLRLYLPLALTFLIGGTAVAVYALSVFVPWYDLLFSMSGNS
- a CDS encoding type II secretion system F family protein, translated to MSETQFHYSAVTTDGRTTAGEIEATDLDHALALLTASGLRSVQVVALPATKKPGGTSSDPARPRPVPLSADELLRLAEHLEMLARSGLPLSPGLRAAAEEQSHRHLAQSLVELARQLEMGRSLDQVLASQPQMVPGHLSRLIEAGLQSGTLAEVLTQLLDIDRSSRDMWRSVRLAISYPLVLLVGYVALVVFLGVFVLPGLSDVYEGVGPLPMSTSVLLWFAGDRLLVTVGIAVAAVPMLMLMFRALLSPVGHWRLLTKIPFLGPMLLWRSVATWTRLLGLFLENDIPAPEALRFAADGISDANVAAESRRIAQLTAVGRPLAEAVAAMRRLPASLVPIVRWGENAGALPEALRAAGEMFENRVRVRATFLQSALPPIMFIFVALGVLALLNALIAPMVNMVSTFM